The following coding sequences are from one Triticum aestivum cultivar Chinese Spring chromosome 5A, IWGSC CS RefSeq v2.1, whole genome shotgun sequence window:
- the LOC123102350 gene encoding octanoyltransferase LIP2p2, chloroplastic, with protein sequence MAVSAPFCHGVPPFTAAARGSSARSRGGRLGLVEGCCSGRIAAAATDAAPVTGAARVGRRCELFDLHRQIVPYVDSWGWQKSIVERRKALVGIDTDTDEDHSDTLIALQHPPVYTLGNGNDEKYLNFNIEDSPIEIHRIDRAGQVTYHGPGQLVLYPIINLRYQKKDLVWYQRSLEDVIIRALQSAFSIKASRIEGLTGVWVGEQKVAAIGIMCTRWIVYHGLALNVTTDLTPFQHIVPCGIKGRSVGSIKQILQMASNGRELNDAELMDTAYESLIKEFAEFFQLSLEPSPDLHL encoded by the exons ATGGCGGTCTCCGCCCCGTTCTGCCACGGCGTCCCGCCCTTCACGGCCGCAGCCAGGGGCTCCTCCGCGCGCTCCCGAGGGGGAAGGCTGGGCCTCGTCGAAGGCTGCTGCTCCGGCCGTATCGCCGCCGCGGCGACCGACGCGGCCCCAGTCACCGGTGCCGCTCGCGTTGGCAGGAG GTGTGAGCTCTTTGATCTCCATCGGCAGATAGTTCCTTATGTTGATTCGTGGGGTTGGCAGAAGTCCATTGTTGAGAGGAGGAAAGCGTTGGTAGGCATCGACACCGACACAGATGAAGATCACTCGGACACCTTAATCGCATTGCAACATCCACCAGTTTATACATTGGGCAACGGCAACGATGAGAAGTACCTCAATTTCAATATAGAAGATTCTCCTATTGAGATTCATCGTATTGATCGTGCTGGGCAGGTGACATATCATGGTCCTGGACAG CTTGTTCTGTACCCGATTATCAATTTGCGGTATCAGAAGAAGGATCTTGTCTGGTACCAAAGGTCACTTGAAGATGTGATCATTCGTGCCCTTCAGTCTGCATTCTCTATTAAGGCATCAAGAATAGAAGGCCTCACCGGTGTCTGGGTTG GTGAGCAGAAAGTTGCAGCTATTGGAATTATGTGCACACGATGGATAGTATATCATGGTCTAGCGCTAAATGTCACAACTGACCTAACCCCTTTTCAACACATTGTTCCCTGCGGCATAAAGGGCCGCAGTGTTGGGAGCATCAAGCAGATATTACAGATGGCTTCCAACGGTAGAGAACTTAACGATGCAGAACTAATGGATACAGCTTATGAATCATTGATTAAAGAGTTTGCTGAGTTTTTCCAACTCTCTCTGGAACCTAGCCCTGATTTGCATCTTTAG